A single genomic interval of Paenibacillus sp. J23TS9 harbors:
- a CDS encoding glycerol-3-phosphate dehydrogenase/oxidase, giving the protein MTFTNTEREQIKNALSGETFDVLVIGGGITGAGIALDAAARGMKVALVEMQDFAAGTSSRSTKLVHGGLRYLKQFEIGMVAEVGKERAIVYENGPHVTTPEWMLLPMHKGGTFGKFSTSIGLRVYDFLAGVKKGERRSMLSIQQTLEKEPLIKKDGLKGGGYYVEYRTDDARLTIEVMKAAVEHGATALNYTKVENLIYSDQKQVKGAAVRDFLTGDAYEIKAARVVNSTGPWVDRIREMDDSKKGKTLRLTKGVHLVIDQSRFPLRQAVYFDTPDKRMVFAIPRDGKAYVGTTDTFYDQNPVHPQMTASDRSYIINAINFMFPDVNITEKDIESSWAGVRPLIYEEGKDPSEISRKDEIWESDSGLLTIAGGKLTGYRKMAETIVDVLAKKLEESQQRSFKPCQTKHLPISGGDMGGAKALDAFIQKTTPTGVQAGLSQAEAVRIARMYGTNAPKVYKRIAEGKDKAGTFKLPLMLYGQLAYALDEEMVVSPVDFFTRRSGLTLFNIDMARKMKQPVIDMMSSCLKWSPQAQTRYTIELEKALVDAVTPTGDLTV; this is encoded by the coding sequence ATGACTTTCACGAACACGGAACGGGAACAGATCAAAAATGCACTGAGCGGCGAAACGTTTGACGTCCTTGTAATCGGCGGAGGGATTACGGGGGCAGGAATCGCCTTGGATGCGGCAGCACGCGGCATGAAGGTGGCTCTGGTGGAAATGCAGGATTTTGCGGCAGGCACCTCCAGCCGGTCGACGAAGCTGGTTCACGGCGGGCTGCGCTATCTGAAGCAGTTTGAGATCGGCATGGTAGCGGAGGTCGGCAAGGAAAGAGCGATTGTGTATGAAAACGGACCGCATGTGACCACGCCGGAATGGATGCTGCTCCCGATGCATAAAGGCGGCACCTTCGGTAAGTTCAGCACGTCGATCGGACTGCGTGTGTATGATTTTCTGGCGGGTGTGAAAAAGGGGGAGCGACGCTCCATGCTTTCCATCCAGCAAACGCTAGAAAAAGAGCCGCTCATTAAAAAAGATGGGCTCAAAGGCGGCGGCTATTACGTCGAATACCGTACGGATGACGCCCGTCTCACGATTGAAGTGATGAAAGCTGCTGTAGAGCACGGGGCCACGGCCTTAAATTACACCAAAGTCGAAAACCTCATTTATAGTGACCAGAAACAGGTGAAGGGCGCCGCCGTCCGAGACTTTCTGACAGGGGATGCCTATGAAATAAAGGCGGCCAGGGTTGTCAATTCTACCGGACCATGGGTCGACCGGATTCGGGAGATGGATGACTCCAAAAAGGGTAAAACGCTCCGGTTGACCAAGGGTGTTCACCTCGTGATCGATCAGTCCCGGTTTCCGCTGCGGCAGGCGGTTTATTTTGATACTCCGGATAAGAGAATGGTATTCGCCATACCGCGTGATGGAAAAGCCTACGTGGGTACCACGGACACCTTTTATGACCAGAATCCGGTACATCCGCAAATGACGGCGAGTGACCGGAGCTATATTATCAATGCCATTAATTTTATGTTCCCCGATGTGAATATCACCGAAAAGGATATTGAATCCAGCTGGGCCGGGGTGCGTCCACTCATCTATGAGGAAGGAAAGGACCCGTCGGAGATTTCCCGGAAGGATGAGATTTGGGAGTCCGACAGCGGGCTGCTGACGATTGCAGGCGGCAAGCTGACCGGATATCGGAAAATGGCAGAAACGATTGTCGATGTGTTAGCCAAAAAGCTGGAAGAATCGCAGCAGCGATCTTTCAAGCCATGCCAAACCAAGCATCTTCCGATTTCTGGCGGAGATATGGGCGGGGCCAAGGCTTTGGACGCATTTATACAAAAAACCACGCCTACGGGCGTACAGGCAGGACTTTCGCAAGCGGAGGCGGTCAGGATCGCACGGATGTACGGTACGAATGCCCCCAAAGTGTACAAGCGCATTGCAGAAGGCAAGGATAAAGCGGGGACTTTCAAACTTCCGCTGATGCTTTATGGCCAGCTGGCCTATGCATTGGACGAAGAAATGGTAGTATCTCCGGTAGATTTCTTTACTCGGCGCTCTGGGTTGACCTTGTTCAACATCGATATGGCACGAAAAATGAAGCAGCCTGTCATTGATATGATGTCCTCCTGCTTGAAGTGGAGTCCGCAGGCCCAAACGCGCTACACGATTGAATTGGAAAAGGCGCTCGTTGATGCGGTTACCCCAACCGGTGATTTAACGGTATAA
- the nikC gene encoding nickel transporter permease, which yields MAEVTVKPSSAAAPVMEEVSGPWRDAWRAFRKNKIAMIGLMIIIFFIVIALIAPLIAPFDYKDQQLMDRLKAPSSAHWFGTDDLGRDLFSRVLYGARISLWVGFFSVIGSIAAGTALGIIAGYFGKWADMVISRLFDILLAFPSILLAIAIVAILGPSLQNALYAIAIVNIPTYGRLVRAKVLSLKNEEYITSAKAIGMKNMRILLSHILPNSLTPIIVQGTLGIATAIIEAAALGFLGLGAQPPEPEWGKMLSDSRQFIQKAPWTVVFPGVSIMLTVLGFNLLGDGLRDVLDPRMKN from the coding sequence ATGGCAGAAGTTACGGTTAAACCAAGCTCCGCCGCCGCTCCAGTCATGGAGGAAGTGTCAGGCCCCTGGCGTGATGCGTGGAGGGCGTTTCGTAAAAATAAAATCGCGATGATCGGGCTCATGATTATTATTTTCTTCATTGTGATTGCCCTGATCGCGCCGCTGATTGCACCCTTTGATTACAAGGATCAGCAGCTGATGGACCGCCTGAAGGCACCATCCTCGGCCCATTGGTTCGGAACGGATGATCTCGGACGCGATTTGTTCAGCCGGGTATTGTATGGCGCAAGAATTTCGCTTTGGGTCGGCTTCTTTTCGGTGATTGGCTCCATTGCAGCCGGCACGGCACTGGGAATTATTGCGGGCTACTTTGGCAAATGGGCGGATATGGTCATTTCAAGACTCTTCGACATTTTGCTGGCATTCCCGAGCATCCTGCTCGCGATTGCAATCGTGGCCATTCTGGGGCCTTCGCTGCAAAATGCGCTGTACGCCATCGCGATCGTTAACATTCCAACTTACGGCCGGCTGGTCCGGGCGAAGGTGCTCAGCTTGAAGAATGAAGAGTATATCACGTCGGCAAAGGCGATTGGAATGAAAAATATGCGTATTCTCCTCAGCCATATTTTGCCGAACAGCCTGACGCCGATCATCGTGCAGGGCACGCTTGGCATTGCGACGGCGATTATCGAAGCGGCGGCCCTCGGCTTCCTTGGTCTCGGCGCTCAGCCTCCGGAGCCGGAGTGGGGCAAAATGCTGTCCGACTCCCGTCAGTTTATTCAGAAAGCACCTTGGACGGTCGTTTTTCCGGGTGTATCGATCATGCTGACGGTGCTCGGTTTCAATCTCCTCGGGGACGGCCTGCGGGATGTACTGGATCCAAGAATGAAAAATTAA
- the glpK gene encoding glycerol kinase GlpK — MEKYILSLDQGTTSSRAILFNKAGEIVYTAQKEITQYFPNPGWVEHNANEIWGSILSVIASLLSESGVKAEQIEGIGITNQRETTVVWDKETEEPVYHAVVWQSRQTSGICEELKSKGYNDLVREKTGLLIDPYFSGTKVKWILDHVEGAREKAEQGRLLFGTIDSWLIWKFTGGKRHVTDYSNASRTLMYNIHELTWDEELLEILGVPSSMLPEVRPSSEVYGHTVKHHFFGQEIPIAGAAGDQQAALFGQACFDEGMAKNTYGTGCFMLKNTGETAVHSEHGLLTTIAWGINGRVEYALEGSIFVAGSAVQWLRDGLRMLKDSKESEDYAARVSSTDGVYVVPAFVGLGTPYWDSDVRGAVFGLTRGTSKEHFIRAVLESLAYQTRDVIAAMEGDSGIELRTLRVDGGAVHNNFLMQFQSDILGVTVERPVVNETTALGAAYLAGLAVGYWKSQEEISELWAKQHEFEPVMDEDVREGLYEGWKKAVNAAMAFK, encoded by the coding sequence ATGGAAAAATACATATTGTCTTTGGACCAGGGAACAACGAGCTCGCGCGCGATTTTATTCAATAAAGCGGGAGAAATCGTCTACACCGCGCAAAAAGAGATCACGCAATATTTTCCGAATCCGGGCTGGGTCGAGCATAATGCCAACGAGATATGGGGATCGATTCTGTCGGTCATCGCTTCGCTTCTTTCGGAGTCTGGCGTCAAGGCGGAGCAGATCGAAGGTATTGGCATTACCAACCAGCGGGAAACCACCGTCGTTTGGGACAAGGAAACGGAAGAGCCAGTATACCACGCGGTGGTATGGCAATCGCGGCAGACGAGCGGGATCTGTGAGGAATTGAAATCCAAGGGATATAACGACCTCGTACGCGAAAAAACAGGCCTTCTCATTGACCCTTATTTTTCGGGTACCAAAGTAAAATGGATTCTGGACCATGTGGAAGGTGCCCGTGAAAAAGCCGAGCAGGGCCGGCTGCTATTCGGCACAATCGACTCCTGGCTGATCTGGAAGTTTACCGGGGGAAAGCGGCATGTGACGGACTACTCCAACGCTTCCCGTACACTGATGTACAATATCCACGAATTAACATGGGACGAGGAGCTGCTGGAGATTCTTGGCGTACCTTCGTCTATGCTGCCTGAGGTGCGTCCATCTTCCGAAGTGTACGGCCACACGGTAAAGCATCACTTTTTTGGCCAGGAGATTCCGATTGCCGGAGCGGCTGGCGACCAGCAGGCGGCCTTGTTTGGTCAAGCCTGCTTCGATGAGGGAATGGCGAAGAATACATATGGAACCGGCTGCTTTATGCTGAAAAATACCGGCGAAACTGCCGTACACTCCGAGCATGGCTTGCTGACCACAATCGCGTGGGGCATTAACGGACGTGTGGAATACGCGCTGGAGGGCAGTATTTTCGTGGCGGGATCCGCCGTGCAGTGGCTTCGGGACGGTCTCCGTATGCTCAAGGACTCCAAGGAAAGCGAGGATTACGCCGCGCGGGTCAGCAGTACGGACGGTGTGTATGTTGTACCTGCTTTTGTGGGTCTCGGCACTCCATACTGGGACAGCGATGTACGCGGAGCGGTTTTCGGCCTCACACGCGGCACCTCGAAGGAGCATTTTATCCGGGCAGTGCTCGAGTCGCTTGCTTACCAGACCCGGGATGTAATTGCTGCGATGGAGGGCGATTCCGGCATTGAGCTGAGAACGCTGCGCGTGGACGGCGGTGCTGTGCATAACAACTTCCTGATGCAGTTCCAAAGCGATATTTTGGGCGTGACGGTGGAAAGACCGGTCGTCAACGAAACAACGGCACTCGGTGCAGCTTATCTGGCGGGACTCGCGGTTGGCTACTGGAAGAGCCAGGAGGAAATTTCGGAGCTGTGGGCGAAGCAGCATGAATTTGAGCCGGTCATGGACGAGGATGTTCGCGAAGGATTGTATGAAGGCTGGAAAAAAGCAGTTAACGCAGCCATGGCGTTCAAGTGA
- a CDS encoding ABC transporter permease encodes MSSYVLKRLLILIPVLIGMTIIVFSIIHAIPGDPAETILGQKATEQSKEALRQQLGLNKPWLQQYFTYLGDLAKGDLGKSVRTKEPIAKEIMPYLAATLELTFTSMLFATFVGMNAGIISAWRQNSWFDYIIMVIALVGVSMPIFWLGLMEQWIFSIKLHWLPSIGRMDQRDPVESVTNLYIIDSIIAGRWDQLWTVMKHLVLPSIALGTIPMAIIARMTRSSMLEVMKSDYVRTAKAKGLSQFFVVYKHALKNASIPVLTVIGLQTGSLLGGAVLTETIFAWPGVGRYIFEAISSRDYPVIQSGILIIAFIFIVINLIVDLLYALIDPRIQYK; translated from the coding sequence TTGAGCTCATATGTATTGAAACGCCTGTTGATTCTGATTCCGGTTCTGATCGGAATGACCATTATCGTATTCTCCATTATTCATGCCATTCCCGGTGATCCGGCAGAAACGATTCTCGGCCAAAAGGCCACCGAGCAATCCAAGGAGGCGCTGCGCCAGCAGCTGGGGCTGAATAAGCCCTGGCTGCAGCAGTATTTTACCTACCTTGGAGATCTGGCCAAAGGTGATTTGGGGAAATCGGTCCGGACAAAGGAACCGATTGCGAAGGAGATCATGCCGTATCTTGCAGCTACGCTGGAGTTGACCTTCACAAGTATGCTGTTCGCAACGTTTGTAGGGATGAATGCCGGTATTATCAGCGCATGGAGGCAGAATTCCTGGTTTGATTACATTATCATGGTGATCGCACTGGTTGGGGTCTCCATGCCGATATTTTGGCTTGGTCTGATGGAACAGTGGATCTTCTCCATTAAACTGCACTGGCTCCCTTCCATTGGAAGGATGGACCAGCGCGATCCGGTGGAGTCGGTCACGAATCTGTACATCATAGATTCCATCATTGCCGGCAGATGGGATCAGCTGTGGACGGTCATGAAGCATCTGGTACTGCCGAGCATCGCGCTCGGTACGATTCCCATGGCGATCATTGCACGGATGACGCGTTCGAGCATGCTCGAGGTCATGAAATCCGATTATGTCCGTACAGCCAAAGCCAAAGGCTTATCCCAGTTTTTCGTGGTGTATAAGCATGCTCTGAAGAACGCGTCCATTCCTGTATTGACCGTCATCGGTCTGCAGACGGGTTCGCTGCTCGGCGGAGCGGTGCTGACGGAAACCATTTTCGCATGGCCGGGTGTGGGCCGTTATATTTTCGAAGCGATTAGCTCCCGTGATTATCCGGTTATTCAAAGCGGTATTCTTATTATCGCATTCATTTTTATCGTTATTAATCTGATAGTGGATCTGCTGTACGCCTTGATTGATCCGCGCATCCAATACAAATAA
- a CDS encoding ABC transporter substrate-binding protein: MKRWTSVFLALTMVMVFTLTGCGSKSDGKQASETPKTTDSTEKKEDPKPEEKKTQDTLVFGRGGDSVALDPAIVTDGESLKIGHQVFDSLLEYKEGETEVQPALAESWEVSPDGLKYTFKLRQGVKFHDGTDFNAEAVVFNFQRWSDPKSEFKFEGDSFDYYDSMFGPDGSRVIKDVKAVDTNTVEFTLAQPQAPFLQNIAMTCFGIGSPAAIKEKKENFKSEPVGTGPFVFKEWKRNDSITLEKNPNYWKQGLPKLNKVIVRSIPDNSARFNALQNGEIDIMEDLNPDDLSVLESKSDLQKINRPSFNIAYLGFNLKKKPFDNVKVREALSHAVNKQGIVDAFFAGQAKPAVNPMPPTLWGHNDSIQDYDYNLDTAKKLLAEAGYPNGLPDPVTFYAMPVSRPYMPDGKKVAEAIQADFEKIGVKVNIQSPEWATYLDDTKAGAKDDIYMMGWTGDNGDPDNFIYTLLDKDSIPGNNRSFYVNEDLHKILIEAQKEVSQDKRVELYKKSQEIIKKDIPWIPLVHTTPILAAKANLKGYVPSPTGTEAYSNIYFE; encoded by the coding sequence ATGAAGAGATGGACGAGCGTTTTCCTGGCACTGACGATGGTGATGGTATTTACGCTTACGGGATGCGGCAGCAAGAGCGACGGAAAGCAGGCATCCGAGACACCGAAGACGACAGACAGCACGGAGAAGAAAGAAGATCCGAAGCCAGAGGAGAAAAAGACGCAGGATACACTGGTATTTGGGCGCGGCGGGGATTCGGTAGCATTGGATCCAGCCATTGTCACGGATGGAGAATCCTTGAAGATCGGACATCAGGTGTTCGACTCGCTGCTGGAGTATAAGGAAGGGGAAACGGAAGTTCAGCCCGCACTCGCAGAGAGCTGGGAAGTATCCCCGGATGGTCTGAAGTATACGTTCAAGCTGCGCCAGGGGGTCAAGTTCCATGATGGCACGGACTTTAACGCAGAGGCCGTCGTGTTCAACTTCCAGCGCTGGAGTGATCCGAAGAGCGAATTCAAATTCGAAGGCGATTCCTTCGACTATTATGATTCCATGTTTGGTCCTGATGGCTCCCGGGTCATTAAGGACGTGAAAGCTGTGGATACGAATACGGTAGAGTTCACGCTTGCCCAGCCGCAGGCACCATTCCTGCAAAATATCGCCATGACCTGTTTTGGCATCGGGAGCCCGGCAGCGATCAAGGAGAAAAAAGAGAATTTTAAAAGCGAGCCGGTCGGCACAGGGCCATTTGTATTTAAAGAATGGAAACGTAATGATTCCATCACTTTGGAAAAGAATCCGAACTACTGGAAGCAGGGGCTTCCGAAGCTGAACAAGGTTATCGTACGTTCCATTCCGGACAATTCCGCACGATTCAATGCGCTGCAAAATGGAGAAATCGACATCATGGAGGATTTGAACCCGGATGACCTGTCCGTGCTCGAAAGCAAAAGCGATCTGCAAAAGATCAACCGGCCATCCTTCAACATCGCATACCTCGGCTTTAACCTGAAGAAAAAACCGTTTGATAACGTGAAGGTTAGAGAGGCGCTCAGCCATGCGGTGAACAAACAAGGTATTGTTGATGCTTTCTTCGCAGGACAGGCTAAACCAGCCGTGAATCCAATGCCGCCTACGCTATGGGGTCATAATGACAGCATTCAGGATTATGACTATAACCTGGACACCGCCAAGAAGCTGCTTGCAGAAGCAGGTTATCCAAATGGGCTGCCTGATCCGGTCACGTTCTATGCGATGCCGGTATCCCGTCCTTATATGCCGGATGGCAAGAAGGTGGCAGAGGCAATCCAGGCGGATTTCGAAAAAATCGGAGTCAAAGTCAACATTCAATCTCCGGAGTGGGCAACGTATCTGGATGATACGAAAGCAGGCGCCAAGGACGATATTTACATGATGGGCTGGACAGGCGATAACGGCGACCCGGATAACTTTATCTATACGCTGCTTGATAAGGATTCCATCCCAGGCAACAACCGCAGCTTCTATGTGAATGAAGACCTTCACAAAATTCTGATTGAAGCTCAGAAGGAAGTTAGCCAGGACAAGCGTGTAGAGCTGTACAAGAAGTCTCAGGAAATCATCAAAAAAGATATTCCATGGATTCCGCTTGTGCATACCACGCCAATTCTGGCCGCCAAAGCCAATCTGAAAGGGTATGTGCCGTCGCCAACAGGTACTGAAGCCTACAGCAACATCTACTTTGAATAA
- a CDS encoding ABC transporter ATP-binding protein — protein sequence MGKPILEIKNLRTHFFTDRGEIPAVDGVDLYLNPGEVLGVVGESGCGKSVTSLSVLKLVPSPPGKIVSGSIRFKGKDIVPLREWEMRKIRGNSISMIFQEPMTSLNPLFTVGQQITETVRLHRGISRKKARSITLDMLKKVGIARAESIIDEYPHQLSGGMRQRVMIAMSIACSPEVLIADEPTTALDVTIQAQILDLIRRLNEEQGMAVMMITHDLGVVAEMCHRVAVMYAGKVVEEGSVHDIFKNPLHPYTQGLIQSVPRMNETRERLYSIPGNVPILSKNMQGCRFAARCPHVMQRCLEALPNLTEQETGHSCRCWLHETPQEDAV from the coding sequence ATGGGCAAGCCAATACTCGAGATCAAGAATCTCCGGACGCATTTTTTCACAGACCGTGGGGAAATTCCGGCAGTTGACGGTGTCGATTTGTATCTGAATCCGGGTGAAGTGCTTGGTGTCGTTGGAGAATCCGGCTGCGGCAAAAGTGTGACCTCATTGTCGGTACTCAAGCTGGTTCCGAGTCCGCCAGGCAAAATTGTAAGCGGATCCATACGATTCAAAGGCAAAGATATCGTTCCGCTTAGGGAATGGGAGATGCGCAAAATCCGCGGCAACTCGATTTCGATGATCTTTCAGGAACCGATGACCTCGCTCAATCCCCTGTTTACGGTAGGACAGCAGATTACAGAAACCGTCCGTCTGCACCGAGGCATCAGCAGGAAAAAAGCGCGCTCGATCACGCTCGATATGCTCAAAAAGGTCGGTATCGCAAGAGCGGAGTCCATTATTGATGAATATCCGCATCAACTGTCAGGAGGGATGAGGCAGCGGGTGATGATTGCCATGTCCATCGCCTGCAGTCCCGAAGTACTGATCGCTGATGAGCCGACAACCGCTTTGGATGTAACGATTCAGGCTCAGATTCTGGATTTGATCCGGCGGCTTAATGAAGAGCAGGGCATGGCTGTCATGATGATTACGCATGATCTCGGCGTGGTCGCTGAAATGTGCCACCGGGTAGCGGTGATGTATGCCGGTAAGGTTGTGGAGGAAGGCAGCGTGCATGACATCTTCAAAAATCCCCTTCATCCGTACACCCAGGGGTTGATTCAATCGGTTCCCCGTATGAATGAGACCAGGGAGCGTTTGTATTCCATTCCCGGCAATGTGCCGATTCTCAGCAAAAATATGCAGGGCTGCCGCTTTGCCGCAAGATGTCCGCATGTCATGCAAAGATGTTTGGAAGCGCTACCAAATTTAACGGAGCAGGAAACCGGTCACAGTTGCAGATGCTGGCTCCATGAAACCCCGCAGGAGGATGCCGTATGA
- a CDS encoding holin family protein, producing MDERLSILVKMFSTAFGAVTGYFFGGWSLLMHLLLILVAVDWFTGWIAAWSSGELMSRRGFYGIARKVAIFLMVTVAHFIDLVLGNLKYFQNAVIFFYLANELLSIIENAGRMGLPIPKVFQRAIEILNSKSQEEENTHHEQN from the coding sequence ATGGATGAACGACTTTCTATCCTAGTCAAAATGTTCTCCACAGCTTTTGGTGCGGTAACTGGATATTTCTTTGGCGGCTGGAGTTTGCTGATGCATCTTCTGTTGATCCTGGTTGCCGTCGATTGGTTTACGGGGTGGATCGCAGCCTGGAGCAGCGGCGAGCTTATGAGCCGCAGAGGATTTTATGGTATTGCTAGAAAAGTTGCTATATTCCTTATGGTTACCGTAGCCCATTTTATAGACCTGGTGCTTGGAAACCTCAAGTACTTTCAGAATGCCGTGATCTTCTTCTATTTAGCAAATGAACTGCTAAGTATCATTGAGAATGCTGGACGCATGGGGCTTCCTATACCTAAAGTATTTCAGCGAGCCATTGAAATTTTAAACTCCAAATCCCAAGAGGAGGAAAACACTCACCATGAACAAAACTAA
- a CDS encoding ABC transporter ATP-binding protein: MSETLLEVSHLKKYFPIRKGLWNKTLGHVKAVDDISFSVRRGETFGLVGESGCGKSTTGRSILRLIEPSEGKVLFEGREITGLSMEAMRKQRRDMQIVFQDPFSSLDPRHSVQRILEEPLIVHGISSRKERQERIERLIDVVGLTRTHLHRYPHQFSGGQRQRIGIARALALQPKLIVADEPVSALDVSIQSQVINLLQDLQSEFKLTYIFIAHDLSVVKHICDRVAVMYLGRIVEIADKHQLYDTPQHPYTQALLSAVPEPDPDLKRQRIILQGEVPSPANAPVGCAFHTRCPKAMKVCSEVRPQLLDTGGGHMTACHLYTPELSSRQ, translated from the coding sequence ATGAGTGAGACACTGCTTGAGGTTTCGCATCTGAAAAAGTATTTTCCTATCCGTAAAGGACTGTGGAACAAAACGCTGGGACATGTAAAAGCCGTGGATGATATTTCGTTTTCCGTCCGCCGGGGCGAAACCTTCGGTCTGGTTGGTGAGTCGGGCTGTGGCAAATCCACGACCGGACGCTCGATTCTGCGGCTGATTGAACCAAGTGAGGGCAAGGTTCTTTTCGAAGGTCGGGAGATTACAGGTCTGTCCATGGAGGCCATGCGTAAGCAGCGCCGGGATATGCAGATTGTATTTCAGGACCCGTTCTCTTCGCTGGATCCGCGGCATAGCGTGCAGCGCATTCTGGAGGAACCCCTCATTGTTCACGGTATCTCAAGCCGCAAAGAGCGGCAGGAACGGATTGAGCGGCTGATCGACGTCGTTGGCCTAACACGGACGCATCTGCACCGTTATCCCCATCAGTTTTCGGGAGGGCAGCGGCAGCGGATCGGCATCGCCAGAGCACTGGCCCTGCAGCCCAAGCTGATTGTTGCGGATGAGCCGGTGTCCGCGCTGGATGTATCGATCCAGTCACAGGTCATTAACCTGCTGCAGGATCTGCAGAGTGAGTTCAAGCTAACGTATATTTTTATCGCGCATGATCTCAGTGTGGTGAAGCATATATGTGACCGTGTTGCCGTCATGTATCTCGGGCGAATCGTGGAAATTGCGGACAAGCATCAGTTGTATGATACACCGCAGCATCCATACACCCAAGCGCTTCTCTCCGCAGTGCCGGAGCCTGATCCGGATTTGAAAAGGCAGCGGATTATTTTGCAGGGGGAAGTGCCGAGTCCGGCCAATGCGCCGGTCGGATGCGCTTTTCATACGAGATGTCCAAAGGCGATGAAGGTGTGCAGTGAGGTCCGTCCTCAGCTTCTGGATACCGGAGGCGGGCATATGACGGCCTGCCATTTGTATACCCCGGAGTTATCCAGCAGGCAGTAG
- a CDS encoding glycoside hydrolase family 73 protein, producing MNKTNFISTIAPCAVSDMQRTGIPASLTIAQAILESNWGTSRLTKQANNLFGIKGKGPAGSVDMPTTEYVKGKPVKVTASFRKYLSWTESIADHSELLLKGTRDNPTRYHGVLHADYKTAAREVWKGGYATDPQYPAKLIAIMETYNLTKYDTTSKDKGDGNSMQVAELQQQLQVMQKRVDELEGQLSRLTVKDQMQTPAWAESAVQSATSAGLIDTPVQGSYDFFRMLAVLQRLKLL from the coding sequence ATGAACAAAACTAACTTCATCTCCACCATCGCTCCCTGCGCCGTCTCCGATATGCAGCGAACCGGAATTCCCGCGTCTCTCACGATCGCCCAAGCGATTCTCGAATCAAACTGGGGGACAAGCAGACTAACGAAGCAGGCTAACAATCTGTTCGGCATCAAGGGTAAGGGACCGGCGGGAAGCGTGGACATGCCAACGACGGAGTATGTGAAGGGCAAGCCGGTCAAGGTGACCGCCTCCTTCCGAAAATACCTTTCCTGGACGGAATCGATCGCTGATCATTCTGAGCTGCTACTAAAAGGCACCCGCGATAATCCGACCCGCTATCATGGCGTGCTTCACGCAGATTACAAAACAGCTGCCAGAGAGGTCTGGAAGGGCGGCTACGCCACCGACCCACAATATCCTGCCAAACTGATCGCCATAATGGAGACATACAATCTGACAAAGTACGATACCACGAGCAAAGATAAAGGAGATGGTAATTCGATGCAGGTTGCCGAGCTTCAGCAGCAGCTTCAAGTCATGCAGAAAAGGGTAGATGAATTAGAAGGGCAGCTGTCCCGTTTAACAGTTAAAGACCAAATGCAAACACCGGCATGGGCTGAATCCGCGGTGCAATCCGCAACCAGCGCCGGTTTAATCGATACGCCTGTCCAAGGAAGCTACGACTTCTTCCGGATGCTGGCGGTTTTGCAGCGTCTGAAACTGCTGTAG